A stretch of Terriglobales bacterium DNA encodes these proteins:
- a CDS encoding CBS domain-containing protein produces MRYSACVTITSLALSRLLGSRVADASGRFIGRVREVALRPQEDPNRVSGLVIKTRDGERFLTPSMIQIDEDSELRASLPLAEWPNVNTLDDFFLLERDLLDQQIIDVYGRKVVRVNDVDIHPEAANGGVSLKIAEVDVGLRGAVRRLLKGVAPSGAVEAVVQKLKPRVIPWEFVDLIETDPARRVKLRIEHERLSQLHPADIADIVEELAPAEREAVFETLDEEVAAEALEEIDLDIQVSIVESLDSERAADIVEEMDPDAAADLLDQLPGETSEEILEEMQPQEREEVEDLLEHGEKTAAGRMTTEYLAAAPDTTAEEAIELLRNFEGGVESVATIYLVDNEGKLCGSVPLQRIVLAPPAQKISELAAKPLVFVRENDQQKKVVEVMEKYNLYTLAVVDDEQNLKGIITADDVITLLREQV; encoded by the coding sequence ATGCGTTATTCTGCGTGCGTGACGATCACCAGCCTGGCGCTATCTCGCTTACTCGGCTCTCGAGTGGCTGACGCGAGCGGCCGATTCATCGGCCGTGTGCGTGAAGTCGCGCTGCGTCCGCAAGAGGACCCGAATCGAGTTTCCGGCTTAGTGATCAAAACGCGCGACGGCGAGCGCTTCCTCACGCCGAGCATGATCCAGATCGACGAAGATTCCGAGCTGCGCGCGTCGCTTCCGCTGGCTGAATGGCCCAATGTAAATACGCTGGACGACTTCTTCCTGCTCGAACGCGACCTGCTCGACCAACAAATTATCGATGTCTATGGCAGAAAGGTCGTTCGTGTAAATGACGTCGATATCCATCCCGAAGCCGCGAATGGCGGTGTGAGTCTGAAGATCGCGGAGGTGGATGTTGGCTTGCGCGGTGCCGTGCGCCGACTGTTGAAAGGAGTGGCTCCATCAGGAGCAGTGGAAGCCGTCGTTCAGAAGCTGAAGCCACGCGTCATTCCGTGGGAATTCGTCGATCTCATCGAGACCGATCCAGCCCGGCGCGTGAAACTTCGTATCGAGCATGAGCGGCTCTCGCAACTTCATCCTGCCGACATCGCTGACATCGTGGAAGAACTCGCTCCGGCCGAGCGCGAAGCTGTATTCGAGACGCTGGACGAAGAAGTTGCGGCAGAAGCGCTGGAAGAGATCGATCTAGATATTCAGGTCTCCATCGTCGAATCGCTCGATTCAGAACGCGCCGCAGACATCGTCGAAGAAATGGATCCAGATGCTGCCGCTGATCTCCTCGATCAGCTCCCAGGCGAGACCTCCGAGGAAATCCTTGAAGAGATGCAGCCGCAGGAGCGCGAGGAGGTCGAAGACCTACTCGAACACGGAGAAAAGACCGCCGCCGGTCGCATGACCACCGAGTATCTGGCAGCAGCGCCCGATACCACGGCCGAGGAAGCCATTGAGCTGTTGCGGAATTTTGAGGGCGGAGTGGAAAGCGTGGCGACGATTTATCTAGTCGACAACGAAGGCAAGCTGTGCGGTTCTGTGCCGCTGCAGCGAATCGTTCTCGCTCCGCCGGCTCAGAAGATCTCGGAGCTCGCTGCCAAGCCGCTGGTATTTGTCCGCGAAAACGACCAGCAGAAGAAGGTTGTTGAAGTCATGGAAAAGTACAACCTCTACACGCTAGCCGTGGTCGATGACGAGCAGAACCTCAAGGGCATCATTACTGCCGACGATGTAATCACCCTTTTGCGCGAACAAGTATAG
- a CDS encoding Nramp family divalent metal transporter — protein MEKHIAHRRRLSFARTWQFRLLAFFAVFGPGFITANVDNDVGGILTYSQAGAKFGYALLWTLIPITIALIVVQEMAARMGAVTGKGLSDLIREEFGLRITVFTMLILGLADFGNIAAEFAGLASGMGIFGASKYIVVPIGAALVWFVVVQGTYRPVEKILIFFSLIYFTYIASAFAAHPDWRAAVQNTFVPVVNRSSEYLVMLVGIIGTTITPWMQFYLQASIVEKGIGKKEYALSKWDVVLGCIITDVVAFFIVVACAATLYITGQHDIGDASEAAVALRPLVGQFASLLFAVGLVNAALLSAAILPLATAYNICEGLGVESGVNKRFSEAKVFYWLYTALIVGGAGIVLLPKIPLIKVILFSQVLNGVLIPFVLIFMLKLVNRADLMGEYKNSITANVIAWSTSITMIILTGAMLWTLYAYPQK, from the coding sequence GTGGAGAAGCACATCGCTCATCGCCGGCGACTGTCGTTTGCCAGAACCTGGCAATTCCGCCTGCTTGCGTTCTTCGCGGTCTTTGGACCCGGGTTCATCACGGCAAATGTCGATAACGATGTCGGAGGAATCCTCACCTACTCGCAGGCCGGCGCAAAGTTCGGCTACGCACTGCTCTGGACGCTGATTCCGATCACGATTGCGCTCATTGTCGTTCAGGAAATGGCGGCGCGCATGGGCGCCGTCACCGGCAAAGGTCTATCGGACTTGATCCGCGAAGAATTTGGGCTCCGAATTACCGTGTTCACCATGCTGATTCTCGGGCTGGCAGACTTCGGCAACATCGCCGCCGAGTTCGCTGGTCTGGCCTCCGGCATGGGAATCTTCGGAGCCAGCAAATACATCGTGGTGCCGATCGGGGCAGCGCTGGTCTGGTTCGTAGTGGTTCAAGGAACCTACAGGCCGGTCGAAAAAATTCTGATTTTCTTTTCCCTGATCTATTTCACTTATATCGCTTCGGCATTCGCCGCTCATCCCGATTGGCGGGCGGCCGTGCAGAACACGTTTGTCCCCGTCGTGAACAGGAGCTCGGAATATCTCGTCATGCTGGTCGGGATCATCGGCACGACGATCACTCCGTGGATGCAGTTCTACCTGCAAGCCTCCATCGTGGAGAAGGGAATCGGCAAAAAGGAATACGCACTCTCGAAATGGGACGTCGTGCTGGGATGCATCATTACCGACGTAGTTGCATTCTTCATCGTCGTCGCCTGCGCAGCAACCCTGTATATAACTGGTCAGCACGACATTGGAGATGCTTCCGAAGCGGCGGTCGCGTTGCGGCCTCTGGTTGGTCAGTTTGCTTCGCTGTTGTTCGCTGTTGGGCTTGTGAACGCCGCGTTGCTCTCGGCCGCGATCTTGCCGCTCGCTACGGCGTACAACATCTGTGAGGGACTCGGCGTCGAGTCTGGAGTGAACAAGCGCTTCTCAGAAGCCAAAGTGTTCTATTGGCTTTATACGGCTCTCATCGTCGGCGGCGCTGGTATCGTCTTGCTTCCGAAAATTCCTTTAATCAAAGTGATTCTGTTCTCGCAGGTGCTGAACGGCGTATTGATCCCGTTTGTTCTCATCTTCATGCTCAAGCTGGTCAATCGCGCCGATTTGATGGGCGAGTACAAGAACTCAATCACCGCGAACGTGATTGCCTGGAGCACCAGCATCACCATGATCATTCTGACTGGGGCAATGCTGTGGACACTCTATGCTTACCCACAGAAATGA
- a CDS encoding (deoxy)nucleoside triphosphate pyrophosphohydrolase, which produces MKQVVAALIVRGEQLLICQRTQDQPMPLKWEFPGGKIEPGEEERAALRRELEEELGISATIGEKVTSIQHHYKNGGAVELHFYRVKEYEGEMENKIFEQIRWVDRRDLPRFDFLEADQGLIRQIAGGKLLAS; this is translated from the coding sequence TTGAAGCAGGTAGTAGCGGCGTTGATTGTGAGGGGCGAGCAGCTGCTGATCTGCCAGCGCACGCAGGATCAGCCCATGCCGCTCAAATGGGAATTTCCAGGCGGGAAGATTGAACCCGGCGAAGAAGAGCGTGCGGCTTTGCGTCGAGAGCTCGAAGAAGAGCTTGGGATTTCGGCTACGATCGGCGAAAAGGTGACTTCGATTCAGCACCACTACAAGAACGGCGGAGCCGTGGAGCTGCACTTCTATCGCGTCAAAGAGTATGAAGGCGAAATGGAAAACAAGATTTTTGAGCAGATCCGCTGGGTCGATCGCCGCGACCTTCCACGATTTGATTTCCTTGAAGCGGACCAAGGCCTTATCCGCCAGATTGCCGGAGGCAAGCTGCTGGCTAGCTGA
- a CDS encoding ABC transporter substrate-binding protein → MSSFSKLGDSTPRRVISLQPSITSIMERLGALDRLVACTKYCAEVCPRVKELGIAVVHDSWTADSGQIRAVNPDLVIASVPYQLEAVAEILRCGAQFLGLAPRTLRDIYSDISSIAGILNEPNRGQYLIREMQMEVERVRSRNAANAPRPKVYCEEWGKPLIHSQPWVAELIEAAGGQFVGNPGKQTDTESVRHADADIVIAAWCGAGDRVPLEKIAARGGWQSLSAVRSGRVYCINDEYLNTPGPSLLSGLHALEAAIHDREAPGLRRIAAITSPK, encoded by the coding sequence GTGTCTTCCTTTTCCAAGCTCGGTGACTCTACTCCACGACGCGTGATCTCGCTGCAGCCGTCGATTACGTCGATTATGGAACGGCTCGGAGCGCTCGATCGGTTGGTCGCATGCACCAAATACTGCGCGGAGGTTTGCCCCAGGGTGAAGGAGCTTGGAATTGCCGTCGTCCACGATTCCTGGACTGCCGACTCCGGGCAAATTCGCGCGGTCAATCCCGATCTGGTAATTGCCTCCGTTCCTTATCAGCTCGAGGCAGTTGCGGAAATTCTCAGATGCGGCGCGCAGTTTCTGGGACTTGCGCCGCGAACTCTCCGCGACATCTACTCCGACATCTCCTCGATCGCGGGCATTCTGAACGAGCCCAATCGCGGGCAATATCTGATCCGCGAAATGCAGATGGAGGTCGAGCGCGTGCGCTCGCGCAATGCAGCAAACGCCCCCCGACCGAAGGTTTATTGCGAAGAATGGGGAAAGCCTTTAATCCATTCCCAACCTTGGGTTGCCGAGCTAATCGAAGCAGCGGGCGGCCAGTTCGTTGGAAATCCCGGCAAGCAGACGGACACTGAGTCAGTCCGGCACGCCGATGCTGACATTGTGATTGCCGCCTGGTGCGGCGCGGGTGACCGCGTTCCACTGGAAAAAATAGCAGCTCGTGGCGGATGGCAGTCGCTCTCCGCGGTACGGAGTGGACGTGTCTATTGCATCAACGACGAATATCTCAACACGCCGGGGCCATCGCTTCTCTCTGGCCTCCACGCACTCGAAGCGGCAATTCACGATCGCGAAGCTCCCGGCTTGCGTCGTATCGCCGCCATCACTTCGCCGAAGTGA
- a CDS encoding type II toxin-antitoxin system VapB family antitoxin, with protein MPLRINDPEVEHLVRALVEKTGEAPDKAIARALRESLERVADHERPTLADELDEIGKRCAALPDVDTRSPDEILGYDEDGLPT; from the coding sequence ATGCCACTCAGGATAAACGACCCGGAAGTGGAGCATCTGGTTCGGGCTCTGGTTGAGAAAACAGGAGAAGCGCCCGATAAGGCTATTGCGAGAGCTCTCCGGGAGAGTCTTGAGCGGGTAGCAGACCACGAGCGTCCGACCTTGGCAGATGAACTCGATGAGATCGGTAAACGCTGCGCGGCATTGCCTGATGTGGACACGCGCTCTCCAGATGAGATCCTTGGCTATGACGAGGATGGACTCCCAACCTGA
- a CDS encoding type II toxin-antitoxin system VapC family toxin: MVIDSSALAAILLGEPEQHRFNTLIDNDRVRLISAATLVEISIVIEARKGELGTAQLDLLIRHAKIETVPVTVERAQIARTAYRNFGKGRHAAKLNFGDCFAYALAKATGEPLLCKGPEFGRTDLLLANTISDS; encoded by the coding sequence ATGGTGATCGATAGCTCTGCCCTTGCAGCAATTCTCCTGGGCGAACCCGAACAGCACCGGTTTAACACTCTGATCGACAATGATCGGGTTCGACTCATCTCTGCAGCAACACTTGTCGAAATCTCCATTGTGATTGAGGCACGAAAAGGCGAGTTAGGGACTGCTCAACTCGACTTGCTGATTCGCCACGCTAAGATCGAGACGGTTCCGGTGACGGTGGAGCGCGCGCAAATTGCGCGCACTGCATACCGTAACTTTGGCAAGGGACGTCATGCTGCAAAGCTTAATTTCGGCGACTGCTTCGCCTATGCTCTCGCGAAAGCAACAGGCGAACCTTTGCTCTGCAAAGGACCGGAGTTTGGTCGAACTGACCTTTTGCTCGCCAATACGATCTCGGATTCATAG
- a CDS encoding iron-sulfur cluster assembly scaffold protein: protein MYPPQLLDHFEHPRNSGALDSPDISVQAENPACGDVMKLMLRVSNNQIVEAKYQTRGCVASIACGSVLTEAISGKSIDAAAALKREDLVDAVGGLANESSHASHLAMDCLKLALKQLKK from the coding sequence ATGTATCCGCCCCAACTCCTAGATCATTTCGAGCACCCGCGCAATTCGGGAGCGCTGGATTCTCCCGACATAAGTGTTCAAGCCGAAAATCCTGCCTGCGGAGACGTCATGAAACTTATGCTTCGCGTGAGCAACAATCAGATCGTCGAGGCCAAATATCAGACGCGCGGCTGCGTTGCGTCAATCGCCTGTGGATCTGTTTTAACCGAAGCCATTTCGGGAAAGAGCATCGATGCCGCGGCAGCCCTCAAGCGTGAAGATTTGGTAGATGCTGTTGGAGGTTTAGCCAACGAAAGCTCGCACGCGAGTCATCTCGCAATGGACTGCCTTAAGCTCGCGCTCAAGCAGTTGAAGAAGTGA
- a CDS encoding HAD family phosphatase: MTEHNYGSFDSPSAFVDSVVALSPRVAAFDCDGTLWFGDSGMKFLYWEIEEGLLSTEATQAIMSRYDEYLAKNVSEDQMCGEMVQIHHGIPEEKIREFAARFAQSNVMPQFFPEMESLVEKLRRAGCDVWAVSSTNNWVIEESVKKVGIPADRVLAVRVAIENGVATDRLGEITSGPGKARALREVLKAPLEVSFGNSMFDLEMLELARHPFAVNPNDDLRKIAEQRGWPFYQPAIAKITSSTA; this comes from the coding sequence ATGACCGAACACAATTACGGCTCATTCGACAGCCCCTCTGCATTCGTCGATTCGGTGGTCGCGCTGAGTCCGCGAGTGGCCGCATTCGACTGCGACGGCACGCTCTGGTTCGGTGATTCCGGAATGAAGTTCCTATATTGGGAGATCGAAGAAGGCCTGCTCTCTACGGAAGCAACGCAGGCCATCATGAGCCGCTACGACGAGTATCTCGCCAAGAATGTCAGCGAAGATCAGATGTGCGGAGAGATGGTGCAAATCCATCATGGGATTCCGGAGGAGAAGATCCGCGAATTCGCCGCGCGATTTGCGCAATCGAACGTGATGCCTCAGTTCTTTCCTGAAATGGAGTCGCTGGTCGAAAAGCTACGTCGCGCGGGTTGCGATGTGTGGGCGGTCTCGTCGACCAATAATTGGGTGATCGAGGAATCAGTGAAGAAGGTCGGCATTCCTGCCGACCGTGTGCTCGCAGTGCGCGTGGCAATTGAGAACGGCGTTGCAACCGATCGTCTCGGCGAAATTACTTCCGGCCCGGGCAAAGCCCGAGCGCTGCGCGAAGTATTGAAAGCTCCACTCGAGGTTAGCTTCGGAAACTCGATGTTCGATTTGGAGATGCTGGAACTGGCTCGGCATCCATTTGCGGTAAACCCGAATGACGACCTGCGCAAGATCGCCGAGCAGCGTGGCTGGCCTTTTTACCAGCCTGCAATTGCCAAGATCACTTCTTCAACTGCTTGA
- a CDS encoding nucleotidyltransferase family protein has product MPRSPSFAGVVLAAGASSRMGEDKALLQFGGRSFLAGAIQLLQSACDFVVVVTGNNTDLLRPVIYQNSAYVVHNWNPERGQFSSLREGLQAVLDRGRDAACVTLVDRPPARPETLSALKAEFMNTVPEKTWAVIPAFQGKHGHPVIFGREMMEVFLRANPSHNAREVEHHYQSRIHYVPVDDSRVVLNINTPEDYSSLLPTT; this is encoded by the coding sequence ATGCCCCGCTCTCCATCATTCGCCGGAGTTGTACTTGCCGCAGGCGCTTCGTCGCGCATGGGTGAAGACAAAGCCTTGCTGCAGTTTGGTGGACGGTCATTTCTTGCTGGAGCGATCCAGCTTCTCCAGAGCGCGTGTGACTTCGTAGTTGTGGTAACTGGCAATAACACTGATTTGCTGCGCCCGGTGATCTATCAGAATTCTGCTTATGTGGTGCATAACTGGAATCCGGAGCGCGGACAGTTCAGTTCTTTGCGCGAAGGGCTTCAGGCAGTACTCGACCGAGGACGCGATGCCGCATGCGTAACGCTCGTAGATCGGCCTCCAGCACGTCCTGAGACGCTCTCTGCGCTGAAGGCTGAATTCATGAATACTGTGCCGGAGAAAACCTGGGCTGTTATTCCCGCGTTTCAGGGCAAGCACGGCCATCCTGTGATCTTCGGACGCGAGATGATGGAGGTGTTTCTTCGCGCCAATCCATCACACAATGCGCGGGAAGTTGAGCACCACTATCAGAGCCGGATTCATTACGTGCCTGTAGACGACTCGCGCGTGGTTCTGAACATCAATACTCCAGAAGACTATTCCTCACTTCTGCCAACCACCTGA
- a CDS encoding XdhC/CoxI family protein → MDIFEEIVDLRRAGRRGALATIVHARGSIPSFESAKMLIRDDGTIVGTIGGGCVEAEVWQAAREVMEEEKPRSLTFNLNHDPKYDTGLVCGGTLEIYLEPILPVQTLYLFGAGHVSVNVYRAARMAGFEVVVVDDRESYANRQRFPEAKDVYADDFERVLSQLAPNHSSYLVIVTRGHRDDMRVLRWAVETPAKYIGMIGSQRKVIAIYKQLEKEGISAEKLARVYAPVGIDIGAITPEEIAIAIVAEMIAIRRGVTSATHKRSLKAVAFLEGSDSQRRS, encoded by the coding sequence GTGGACATCTTCGAGGAGATCGTCGATCTAAGACGTGCCGGACGGCGCGGAGCGCTGGCGACCATTGTCCACGCTCGCGGCTCTATTCCCTCTTTCGAATCCGCCAAGATGCTCATTCGCGATGACGGGACCATTGTGGGAACGATCGGCGGAGGATGCGTTGAGGCTGAAGTGTGGCAGGCGGCGCGCGAGGTGATGGAAGAAGAGAAGCCGCGCAGTCTTACGTTCAATCTGAATCACGATCCCAAGTACGACACGGGCCTTGTCTGCGGCGGCACTCTCGAGATCTACCTTGAGCCGATTCTGCCTGTGCAGACGCTTTACTTGTTTGGCGCCGGACACGTCTCGGTGAATGTTTATCGCGCCGCACGGATGGCCGGCTTTGAAGTCGTGGTCGTCGATGATCGCGAGAGCTACGCGAATCGTCAGCGGTTTCCTGAAGCGAAAGACGTTTATGCCGACGATTTCGAGCGCGTTCTATCGCAGCTTGCTCCGAACCATTCGTCGTATCTCGTGATCGTCACCCGAGGACACCGCGATGACATGCGCGTGTTGCGCTGGGCCGTGGAGACTCCGGCGAAGTATATCGGTATGATCGGCTCCCAGCGCAAGGTGATCGCCATCTACAAACAGCTTGAGAAAGAGGGGATTTCGGCAGAAAAGCTGGCGCGCGTCTATGCTCCGGTCGGAATCGATATTGGCGCCATTACACCGGAGGAGATCGCAATTGCGATTGTTGCGGAGATGATTGCGATTCGGCGTGGGGTCACGTCGGCGACTCACAAGCGCAGCCTGAAGGCTGTTGCTTTCCTGGAGGGCTCGGACAGTCAAAGAAGAAGCTGA
- a CDS encoding DHHA1 domain-containing protein: protein MTQRLYYNDSFLLDFTATVLDVQELRRDGNQSSWAVKLDRTAFYPTSGGQPFDIGTISTQSKSGVALEAAVEDVYEDEHGEVWHRLNKVLPPGAEVRGIIDAERRRDHLQQHTGQHLLSAAFIQLLNAKTVSFHLGEQISTIDLDIQSISRDDLARVERLSNEVVAEDRPIAIRYATREQAQSMGVSKLPEREGEIRLIDIQDFDLNACGGTHARTTGQIGGLLLRRTEKVKQGVRVEFVCGLRAVRTARQDFELLGEASGLYPCAPADLPGNIGKQREEFRAVQKREARILEEFAELKAEQLLRKTPSGDLGPRLVVQVFPDRDASFVKLLAQRLTRGSQNVIALLAATSPSPAVAFARSADLSVDMGTLLRELVTTAGGRGGGGKDFAQGGIPDAGKLESLLNEAAARLKS from the coding sequence ATGACTCAACGCCTCTATTACAACGACTCCTTCCTCCTCGACTTCACTGCCACCGTGCTCGATGTTCAGGAGCTTCGGCGCGATGGCAATCAGTCGAGTTGGGCGGTGAAGCTCGATCGCACAGCGTTCTATCCGACCAGCGGTGGGCAGCCTTTCGATATTGGCACCATCAGCACACAGTCCAAGTCGGGCGTGGCGCTCGAAGCTGCTGTCGAGGATGTTTATGAAGACGAGCACGGCGAGGTGTGGCACCGGCTCAACAAGGTGCTTCCTCCAGGAGCCGAGGTTCGCGGCATCATCGACGCTGAGCGCCGGCGCGACCACCTGCAGCAGCACACAGGACAGCATTTGCTGTCGGCTGCGTTCATTCAGCTCCTGAATGCGAAGACCGTTTCATTCCATTTGGGCGAGCAGATTTCGACCATCGACTTAGATATTCAGTCTATTTCGCGCGACGATCTCGCGCGGGTTGAACGGCTCAGCAACGAAGTCGTCGCGGAAGACCGGCCGATCGCGATTCGCTATGCCACGCGTGAGCAGGCGCAGAGCATGGGAGTAAGCAAGCTTCCTGAGCGCGAAGGCGAGATTCGCCTGATTGATATTCAGGACTTCGATCTCAATGCCTGCGGCGGCACGCACGCGCGCACCACCGGCCAGATCGGCGGATTGTTGCTGCGCCGCACAGAAAAAGTAAAGCAGGGCGTGCGAGTCGAGTTCGTTTGCGGACTGCGCGCTGTGCGAACTGCACGGCAGGATTTTGAGCTTCTCGGCGAAGCCTCCGGCTTGTATCCCTGCGCGCCTGCCGATCTGCCGGGCAACATTGGCAAACAGCGAGAGGAATTCCGTGCTGTTCAGAAACGGGAAGCTCGCATTCTCGAAGAATTCGCGGAGCTCAAAGCAGAACAGCTATTGCGCAAGACTCCTTCCGGCGATCTTGGACCTCGGCTCGTGGTTCAGGTCTTCCCAGATAGGGATGCGAGCTTTGTGAAGCTGCTGGCTCAGCGATTGACACGCGGTAGTCAAAACGTCATCGCTTTGTTAGCGGCAACCAGTCCTTCTCCAGCAGTCGCTTTCGCCCGCTCTGCCGATCTGAGTGTTGATATGGGAACTTTGTTGCGCGAACTGGTCACAACGGCCGGCGGCCGGGGCGGCGGCGGCAAAGACTTCGCCCAGGGCGGCATTCCCGATGCCGGAAAGCTCGAGTCTCTGCTCAATGAAGCTGCTGCGCGGCTGAAAAGCTGA
- a CDS encoding threonine synthase: MALTQPLAAASASPSGTPIAYFECSKCHEHISADTPQTVCSKDGGSLWVRYDFGPVRSRVRRDQITVRPRSMWRYRELLPDVAPVTLGEGFTPMLASRRRSNLWIKDEGANPTGSFKARGLCMAVTMARHYGLKKLAIPSAGNAAGALAAYAAAAGLESHIFMPKDVPEANLVECKAYGSDVNLIDGLISDCARIVGERKQAEGWFDVSTLKEPFRVEGKKTMGLEVAEQLGWRAPDAIFYPTGGGVGLIGMWKAFDELEQLGWLDSGKKRPKMIAIQAAGCAPIPKAFVEGKPVSEAWKDAHTFASGLRVPKAYGDYIILDIVRRSGGTAIAISDQEMLASMLDWARNEGIFLCPEGAAATAAYDKLIASGFLKPSDEIVIFNTGTGLKYIDVVSKAMGITRSPNGNGAKPTERRIGGIIGPY, encoded by the coding sequence ATGGCCCTGACTCAGCCTCTGGCCGCTGCTTCCGCATCGCCATCCGGAACTCCAATCGCCTACTTCGAATGCTCGAAATGCCACGAACACATTTCCGCCGACACACCACAGACCGTGTGTTCGAAAGACGGGGGCTCGCTGTGGGTGCGCTATGACTTCGGTCCAGTTCGATCGCGCGTGAGACGTGATCAGATCACCGTACGTCCACGCAGCATGTGGCGATATCGCGAGCTGCTGCCGGACGTAGCTCCTGTAACTCTTGGCGAAGGATTCACTCCAATGCTGGCGAGCCGTCGGCGCTCGAATCTCTGGATCAAGGACGAGGGCGCAAATCCCACTGGCTCGTTCAAAGCACGCGGCCTGTGCATGGCCGTGACCATGGCCCGCCACTACGGACTCAAGAAGCTGGCGATTCCTTCCGCAGGAAACGCCGCAGGTGCACTGGCAGCGTATGCCGCTGCTGCAGGACTCGAGTCGCACATCTTTATGCCGAAGGATGTCCCGGAAGCAAACTTGGTTGAGTGCAAGGCATACGGCAGCGACGTAAATCTGATCGATGGGCTGATCAGCGACTGCGCTCGCATCGTCGGCGAACGCAAGCAGGCGGAAGGCTGGTTTGATGTTTCCACGCTCAAAGAACCGTTTCGAGTCGAAGGCAAAAAGACCATGGGACTCGAAGTCGCCGAGCAGCTCGGATGGCGTGCGCCCGACGCGATCTTCTACCCAACCGGCGGTGGCGTCGGTCTGATTGGAATGTGGAAAGCTTTCGATGAGCTTGAGCAGCTCGGGTGGCTTGACTCCGGCAAGAAGCGACCAAAGATGATCGCCATCCAAGCAGCAGGATGCGCACCTATTCCTAAAGCTTTTGTTGAAGGCAAACCCGTTTCCGAAGCCTGGAAAGACGCACATACTTTCGCTTCAGGACTGCGCGTTCCGAAAGCCTATGGCGACTACATCATCCTCGACATCGTGCGCCGCAGCGGCGGCACTGCCATCGCTATCTCCGACCAAGAGATGCTCGCCTCGATGCTCGACTGGGCGCGAAACGAAGGAATCTTCCTCTGTCCCGAAGGAGCAGCCGCGACGGCCGCATACGACAAGCTGATCGCAAGCGGATTCCTGAAGCCGAGCGACGAAATTGTAATCTTCAACACGGGAACCGGCCTGAAATATATCGATGTGGTCTCGAAAGCAATGGGCATCACGCGGTCGCCGAACGGGAATGGCGCGAAACCGACGGAGCGTCGCATTGGAGGAATTATTGGGCCGTACTAA
- a CDS encoding beta-ketoacyl-ACP synthase III, which produces MKQLQRAKISALGTYVPPRLLTNADLETMVETNDQWIQERTGIRQRHLVDKGVATSDISCEAARKALAQAGVHASQIEAIIVGTVTPDMVFPATACLVQSKLGAPGAWGFDLSAACSGFVYALQCGAQLVQTGSHKKVLVIGADVMSSIIDYTDRATCVIFGDGAGAVLLEPAKDGENVGLIDFMHEVDGSGACSLNMPAGGSLHPATPETVQKKMHFVHQDGGAVFKYAVRKMAEVSEKILTRNGFTGTDVAAFIPHQANKRIITATAERLGMPMDRVIINIGEFGNTTAGTIPLAMQTALDEGKLKKGDLVLLASVGAGFTVGATLLRWAF; this is translated from the coding sequence TTGAAACAGCTTCAGCGGGCCAAGATCAGCGCCCTCGGAACCTACGTCCCACCGCGTCTTCTCACCAACGCCGACCTGGAAACGATGGTCGAGACCAACGACCAGTGGATCCAGGAGCGTACCGGCATTCGCCAGCGGCATTTGGTCGATAAAGGCGTAGCCACTTCGGACATCTCGTGCGAAGCAGCTCGTAAAGCGCTGGCCCAGGCTGGAGTTCATGCATCGCAAATCGAGGCCATCATCGTCGGCACGGTAACGCCGGACATGGTCTTTCCCGCGACGGCTTGTCTCGTTCAGAGCAAATTAGGCGCACCTGGAGCGTGGGGGTTTGATCTATCCGCAGCCTGCTCAGGATTCGTGTATGCGCTCCAATGCGGAGCGCAGCTGGTTCAAACCGGATCCCATAAAAAGGTTCTGGTCATCGGCGCGGACGTGATGTCGTCGATCATCGACTACACCGATCGCGCAACCTGCGTAATCTTCGGCGACGGAGCTGGAGCAGTGCTGCTCGAACCCGCAAAAGATGGTGAAAACGTAGGACTGATCGACTTCATGCATGAGGTCGATGGCTCTGGCGCCTGCTCGTTGAACATGCCCGCCGGTGGGAGTCTTCATCCTGCAACTCCAGAAACCGTGCAGAAGAAGATGCACTTCGTTCATCAGGACGGAGGCGCGGTTTTCAAGTACGCCGTCCGAAAGATGGCGGAAGTCTCCGAGAAAATTCTTACCCGAAACGGATTCACGGGTACTGATGTCGCAGCCTTCATCCCTCATCAGGCCAACAAGCGCATCATCACCGCAACCGCCGAACGTCTAGGCATGCCAATGGATCGCGTGATCATCAACATCGGCGAATTTGGCAACACGACCGCCGGAACAATTCCGCTCGCCATGCAGACGGCGCTGGACGAAGGCAAGCTTAAGAAAGGCGATCTCGTTTTGCTGGCGTCAGTCGGCGCTGGATTCACCGTCGGCGCGACGCTGCTGCGCTGGGCGTTCTAA